From the genome of Leptotrichia sp. oral taxon 847:
ATACTACAGACAAAATTATGAAAAGAAAGTGGAATGGCGGGGAACTTAGATTAAATGTAGGATATAATTTCAAGGACAGATACAATGTTCATCCAAAGCAATTTTTGGGAACGGGTATGAAAAATAATAAATGGCAGTCTGCAAAATCAGATTTTGATGTTAAAGGAATGCCTGTTGTCGGGTTGGAATATTTATTTGATAATCAGGGAGCTGTTGAACTAGGATTGGGTGTAGAGCAAAGATTCCTTGATATTTCTCCTTTTTTTAACAATAAAGAGGAAAAGCACGTTTTAAGAACTTATCCTGCTTACGCTACAACAAAAATTAATTTGGTAAATAATAAGGGAAACAATCTGCTTTACGCTGTTGGACGAGTAGGATATGTATATGGTGAAATAAAGGAAGAAAATTTTAATAAAAAGGATCTTCGTGGTGGGCTTTATTATGCAGGAGGATTAGGTACGGAGTTAGGTCCAATTTCCCTAGAAGCTCTTTATGAAAGATCAAATTTTAAATATGAGCCAAAAGACACAATTAATCCTATAAAAGTTAAAAGTAAAATTGATACATTCGGCATAAGATTAGGATACAGACTGGGAAGTATCAAGAATAAGCCAAAAATAAAAGAGGTAAAAACAGCAGCGTATGCTTATAACAGTGTGCCTGAAGAAGACAGAATAAACATAGCTGGTAATTTAAAAGGAAAAAATGACAATATTTTAACTTCTAGAAGTAGTACTGCAAAAAACAAAAAACATTTTGAAAATGAAATAATAAAAGAAGACGAAGCAACAACCTATAGTTATGATATACCTGAGGAAGATAGAATAGATATAATTAGTAATCTGAAAGGAAACAATAATGTAGAAAACGTAAAATATTCTGAGGATAAAATAAAAGGAGAAAGTAATAAAACTATATCTGAAAAGGATGCTATAGATATAATTAGTAATTTGACACCCAATAGACTATAAGTTATGTTTATTTGATTTCTAAAAGTATCCAAGATATGTAAAAAAACATTAAATATATGTTGAAAAAGTGCTGAAAACTTCTGGCTTTTTCGACTTTTATAAATGTCAGTTTTTAGAGAGGAGAAAAAAATGGCCAGAAAAATCAGTATAGAAGCTGATAGTTTAAAAAAAATATATAAAAAGCGAGAAGTTGTTAAAGATGTCAGTCTTGCTATGGAAAAAGGTGAAGTCGTAGGACTTTTAGGACCAAATGGTGCAGGAAAAACAACAACGTTTTATATGATTACGGGAATTGTCAGACCAAATTACGGTCGTGTGATGTATAACGGAGAAGAAATTACAAATTTTCCAATGTATAAAAGAGCAAGGCTTGGTCTTGGGTATTTGCCACAAGAAGCTTCAGTCTTTAGAAATTTAACAGTTGAAGAAAATATAATTTCGGTTTTAGAGATGCGTGGTGTGAACAAGAAAGAAAGAATTGCTACAACGCAAAGTCTTATTGAGGAGTTTAAATTATCACATGTAGCAAACAGTCTGGGTTACGCACTATCAGGTGGAGAGAGAAGAAGGGTTGAAATTGCTAGAACGATTTCTACAAATCCTGATTTTATATTACTTGATGAACCTTTTGCAGGAGTTGATCCGATTGCAGTGGAAGACATTCAAAATATAATAATGCAGTTAAAAGAGCGTGGACTTGGAATTTTGATAACTGATCACAATGTGCGTGAAACACTTAGAATCACCGAAAGAGCGTATATAATGGCAGAAGGAACAATTTTAATTTCGGGTACAAGTAAGCAAATTGCAGAAGATGAAACTGCGAGAAGAGTTTATTTGGGAGATAAATTTAAGTTGGATTAAATAAGAAAATAGAATAATTATGTAAAAGTTTTTGCTTTTACGGTTAAAAATGTTAAGAATAAAGGAGAAATTAAAAAAAATGACAGGAAATGAATTGAGAAAAAGTTTTATTGATTATTTTAAAACGAAAGAGCATAAACATTTTGAAAGTGCATCGCTGATACCTGATGATAAAAGTTTACTTTTGACAGTCGCTGGGATGGTTCCGTTTAAGCCATTTTTTTTAGGGGAAAAGCAAGCGCCGTTTCCAAGAATAACGACTTATCAAAAATGTATAAGGACAAATGATTTGGAAAATGTAGGAAGAACTCCCAGACATCACACTTTTTTTGAAATGCTTGGAAATTTTTCGTTTGGAGATTATTTCAAAAAAGAAGCAATTGAATGGTCTTGGGAATACATAACAAAAGTTTTGAAATTAGATCCTGAAAGACTTTATGTATCAGTATTTACAACGGATGATGAAGCGTATGAAATTTGGAATAAACATATTGGAGTTCCGGCTGAGAGAATAGTTCGGCTTGGGGAAGAAGATAACTGGTGGGCAGCAGGGCCTATTGGTTCTTGTGGTCCGTGTAGTGAAATTTACTACGATACTCTAAGAATGGGGGAAAATAACGAAGAAATTAATAGTAAGCCGGGAGATGAAGGAGATAGATTTTTAGAAATCTGGAATCTCGTGTTTACTGAGTGGAATAGACTTGAAGACGGAAGTTTAGTGCCGCTTCCACAAAAAAATATTGATACGGGAGCAGGACTTGAAAGAATTGCTTCAGTTGTTCAAAACAAAGATAATAACTTTGAAACTGATATATTTATGCCAATAATAAAAGGAATTGAAACAGTCTTAGGTATAAAAAAAGAAGATTTTGATATCACGGTAAAAGTTATTGCAGATCACATAAGAGCATCAGTATTTTTAATAGCGGATGGAGTTTTGCCGTCAAATGAAGGTCGTGGATATATTTTAAGAAAAATCATAAGACGAGCTTTTGGTGCTGGAATTGTTGCAAAGCAGAATTTAGAAATAACAAAAGATGATCTGTTCTTGTATAAATTAGTACCTTATGTCGTGGAAAATATGAAAGAGGCTTATCCAGATCTGGTGGAAAAACAGGAATATATCGAAAAAGTTTTGAGACTTGAACAGGAAAGATTTGCACTAACACTAAAAAATGGAATTGAAATGTTGGCTGAAGAAATTGAAAAAATGGATAAAGCAGGAATTAAAAAGCTTTCTGCTGATGCTTCATTTAAATTATATGATACATTTGGACTGCCTTTTGAGCTTACAGAATTGATTTTGCAAAATCAAGGGTATGAAGTTTCTGAGGAAGAGTTTAATAAAAAACTGGAAGAGCAAGTACAAAGATCGAAAAATAGTAGAGTTACAGTTTCAGATATGATAAAAGATGAATTTATTGATAAATTTTTTGAAAAACACGGAAAAACTGAATTTACAGGATATGAAAAATATGAGGACAAAGGAAAAATTTTGCATATTGCTAAAAGTGAAGGAATTTCGGGTTATGAAGTAATTTTTGATAAAACGCCGTTTTATGCGGAGTCAGGCGGACAGGTTTCTGATACGGGAACGGTAACTGCTGGAGAATTTGAAGGAAAAGTTGTTGGAGTTGCTAAGAAAAAAGATATTTTTGTTCATCAAATTGAAGTTGTAAAAGGAATTGCACCAGTTGTGGGGACAGAAGCGGAATTGAAAATTAATGTGAAAAATAGAAAGGATATTCAGAGAAATCACACTGCAACACATATTTTACACAGAGTTCTAAGAGAAAATCTGGGAAGTCACATAGAGCAATCAGGGTCGCTTGTGGATGCGGAAAAATTAAGATTTGACTTTTCACATTTTGAAGCAATTTCAAAAGAAATGATTGAAAAAATAGAAAAAGACACAAATGACATAATTTTGGCAAACATTCCAGTAAAAATTGGTTATGAAAATATACAAGATGCTAAAAATAGAGGAGCTATGGCGTTGTTTTCTGATAAATATGGAGATGTGGTTAGAGTTGTGGAAATTCCTGGATTTTCAATTGAATTGTGTGGTGGAACGCACGTTAAATCGACTGGGGAAATTGGACTTTTCAATATAGAATCTGAAAGTGGAATTTCATCTGGAGTTAGAAGAATTACAGCGACAACTGGACATAGAAGTTTAGATTATGTAAATAATTTAGAAGAAAAACTTGCAGAACTTTCAGCACTGCTTAAAACGGATGAAAAAAATGTTGTAGAAATTGCCAAAAAATATGTAAAAGAAGCAAAGGAAATAGTTAAAGAAAAGGAAAAATTACAAAGTAGACTTATAAAATATGAAATGGAAAGTATGTTTGGCGATGTTGAAGAAATCTCTGGTGTAAAAATATTGGCTAAAACATTTGAAGATAAAAGTATTGATAACTTAAAGGAAATTGTGGACAGAGGAAAAGAAAAACTGCAAAGTGGAATTGTAATTTTGGGAGCAAATAATGGTGAAAAAGCAGTATTTGTCGTAGGAGTTACAAAAGATTTGACTAAAAAAGTTAAAGCAGGAGAAATCGTGAAGACAGCAGCTGTAGTTGCCGGTGGAAATGGTGGAGGAAGACCTGATTTTGCACAAGCTGGTGGGAAAAATGGAAACGCAGTAAAAGAAGCAGTTAAAAAAGCTTTGGAATTTACAAAAGAAAAATTGTAAATTGTGTTTCTAAAGAAGAAAAACATTTTGTTATAAAATGGGTTGTAAATTTATAAGTTACTTAAATAGATATATTGAATAAACCTAGAAATGAGAAAAAAATGAAAAAATTTATTGGACTTGATGTCGGTGATGTGAGAATTGGGGTCGCAAAATGTGATCCTTTGGGAATACTTGCAACGGCACTAGAAGTGATTGATAGAAATAAAACCAATCCTGTTTCTCGAATAAAGGAAATATTAAATGACGAAAATACAAAAAAAGTAGTTGTTGGTCTTCCAAAAAGTCTGGACGGAAGTAAAAAAAGGCAAGTTGAAAAAGTCGAAGAGTTTGTGGAAGAATTAAAAAAAGAAATACCTAAGATTCAGATTATTTTTATGGATGAGAGGTACACAACGACGGAAGCTGAGCATTATTTAAAAAATTATTCTAAAAAAAATGGAAGAGAGCGAAGAAAAGTTGTGGATATGGTGGCAGCCTCGATAATTTTACAAAAATATTTAGATACATTAAAATAAAAAAGAAAGGATTTTAAAATGGAAAATAGTAAAAAGCACTATATTTGGCTACTTATTATACTTGTTGTTCCAGCTATCATCTTGTCGATGAACAAAATAAAGCTGGGACTGGATTTACGTGGAGGAACTTCAGTTGTATTGCAAGCACAAGGGAAAATTGACAAAGATACGATGAATAAAGTAAGAGACATTATTGAAAGAAGGGTAAATAGCCTTGGAGTATCAGAACCTGTAATTCAAATAAGCGGGGACGATAAATTAATCGTGGAACTTGCGGGAATTAAAGACCCTAAAAAAGCGGTTGATTTAATAGGAACAACAGCAAAGCTGGAATTTAAAATAAAAGATGCAAATGGAAATTACGGACCAACACTTTTAGAAGGTTCGGCGCTTAAAAATGCGGGAATTGGACAAGATAATTTGAGCCGTCCAGTTGTAACTTTTGAGCTAACTTCTGATGGAGCTGAAAAATTTGCAAAAATTACAAGGGAAAATAAAGGTAAACAACTTGCGATTATGCTTGACGGAAAAGAACAGTCAGCACCTCGAATTAATGAAGAAATTGCAGGTGGGAGTGGAAGTATAAGTGGAAACTTTACAATGGAATCAGCAAACGATTTGGCAAATTTATTAAAATCTGGTGCACTTCCTGTGGAAATAAAAATTGTTGAAAATAGAACAGTTGGAGCAACACTTGGAGTGGATTCAATCAAAAAGACTGAAATAGCTGGAGTAATTGCGATGATAGCAATTTCGATTTTTATGATAGCAATTTATAAAATACCTGGAATTGTGGCAGATATTGCACTACTTATAAATGGATTTTTGGTTATGGCTTCACTTAGTATGGTTGGAGCGGCATTGACACTTCCAGGAATTGCAGGGTTTATTTTGACACTTGGAATGGCAGTCGACTCGAATGTAATTACATATGAAAGAATAAAAGAAGAGATGGCGCAGGGAGATTCCCTTCACGATGCTATAGAAAAAGGATATAGTAACGCTCTTCCAGCGATAATTGATGGAAATATAACGACATTATTAATAGCAGCAGTCCTATTTTTCTTGGGAACAGGACCAATAAAAGGATTTGCCGTAACCTTATCGCTTGGGGTTGTTGTTACAATAATAACGGCGGTATTCGTTTCAAAAGTAATACTTCGTTTTGTAGTAAAAACATTTAATTTGAAAAAAGAACAGCTGTTCTGGAAGGGAGTTCCAAAAAATGACTAAATTTCGAGTGATAAAACATCAAAAATATTATTTATCATTTTCAGCAATAATGGTAATATTGTCCATAATATTTCTTTTTACTATAAAATTAAATTTGGGAATAGATTTTAAAGGTGGAAATCTTATTCAATTAAAATATCCACAAAAAGTGGAACAGATAAAAGTGAATGGAACATTGAATAGTTTGATAAGTGCGATTCCACAACTAAAAACAAAAAGAGTTCAGTTTTCAGAAACAGATAATAGTGTTATAATTAGAACAAGTCAATTGACAGATGCACAAAAAAGTGAAATGTTAACACAGCTTGAAAAAAACACTGGAAAATATGAAATTACAAAAGATGACACAGTTGGAGCAGTAATTGGAAAGGAATTGACTGTAAATGCAATAAAAGCACTTTTAATTGGAAGTATATTTATTGTGATTTACATAACTATAAGATTTGAACTGGTATATGCGATTGCTGGAATTTTGGCACTGCTTCATGACGTAATTATTTCATTTGGACTTATTGCGCTTTTTAGATACGAAATTGATACTCCGTTTGTTGCTGCAATTTTAACGATTTTAGGATATTCAATAAATGATACGATTGTAGTGTTTGACAGAATTCGTGAAAATGAAAAGAAAAACAAAAAAAATAGAGAAAATAAACCTTTTTCAGAAATTGTTGAAACAGGGATAAATCAAGTATTTACTCGTTCAATTTATACTTCGCTAACTACATTATTTTCAGTTATAGTGTTACTTATATTCGGTGGAGACTCGCTAAAAACTTTTAGCATGACATTATTTTTAGGAATGTTGTTTGGTACTTATTCATCAATATTTGTTGCAAGTCCACTAGTATATTTGATGAGAAAAATGAAAAAAAATAAAAATAATGATAAAAAACAGGAAAAATCAACTGGAACAACTAAAACAGTAAACGGATATGACGAAAAGGACAAAGTATTAGTTTAATCATAAAATAGGGGCTTTTTGCTCCTATAATAATTATAGAGGTGAATTTAAAATGCGATGTTGGGCGGAAATAAACATTAAAAATCTATATCACAATATAGACGAAATTGAAAAAGTGGCGCCAAAGGAAAAGATGATAGCGGTTGTGAAAGCAGATGCTTACGGACATGGAATGTTAAAAATATGTGAGTCGTTGATTGAGAAAGGAATCAAGCATTTCGCTGTTGCTACCGCGGAAGAAGCACTGAAAATAAAAGAGTTTGATGAGGATGTGAGCGTTCTTATATTAGGACCGATAGAATATGAATATATGGATAAAATTTCTGAAAAAAATATTTATTTTATGGTTACCGATTTTGAAGAAATCAGATATTTGGAAAAATCTCAGATTCCAACGAATGTTTTTTTAAAAGTAGATACAGGAATGGGAAGAGTTGGGTTTCAAAAATATGAAATTGATGAATTAATAGAAAAACTAAGAAATTGTAAATTTGTCAAACCAATTGGAATTTTTTCACATTTTTCATCTTCAGATACGGATGAAAAATATACTGAGTTTCAAGAGAAAAACTTTGAAGAAATTAGTAAAAAAATAATTTCAAAATTGCCGTCAGTTAAATATAAACATCTGTTAAATAGTTTTGGAAGCTTAAAATTAAAAAATGACAAATATGATTTTATAAGAGTGGGAATAATAATTTATGGTGGTGTTACCGACGAAGAGACAAGACCTTACAAATTTAAGCCTGTGATGTCGCTATTTGCTAAAATTAGCTATATTAAAACATTAAAAAATGACAGCTTTATTAGTTATGGAAATACCTACTTGGGAAAAGCAGGGCAGACTTATGCGACTGTTTCAATAGGATATGCTGACGGAGTGAGACGTGATTTGTCAAACAAAGGGTGTGTCTATTACAAAGGACATAGATGCAATATTGTGGGAAGAGTCTGCATGGATCAGCTTATAGTGCATATTCCAGATGAGTTAGTAAATGAAGTGAAAAAAGGTGATGTAGTTGAGTTTTTTGGAGAAAATATAAGCGTTTCAGAAGTTGCAGAATTATGTAATACGATTTCATATGAAATTTTATGTGGAATCAGTCAGAGAGTTCCAAGAATTTATGTAAAATAGGAGATTTTTATAATGTTGGACGTAGTATTTATAATGATGTTAGTAGTATTTCTTGTATTGGGGTACGGATATGGATTTGCTTTAGGATTTTATGATATGTTTAAATGGGTATTTATTTTATATATTTCAAAATTATTATTTAATACAGTGATTAAAAGATCTAAATCATCGTTATCTAATCAGTTGATCGTCTACATGATATTAGTGTTTTTACTGTATTTGACAATTACAATATTTTTATTTACAAAATCAAAATTTTTGAGAAAAATAAAAATAGATAAAAAATTTGAGGGAGCAGCTGGAATGTTGTTTGCTGGTGTAAAAATGTTTTTAGTTGTACTAATTATTTATGCTATAGTTGTAATAGGTGGAATGAAGAGTAAAAGAGTTAGAATATTGTGCGAAAAGAGTCAAGTAATACAAACTGTATCAGATTTTGCACCCGAATATGTAGATTTATTTCCTAAATTTATGCGATATTCCATTAAAAATTACACAGAAACAAAAAAAGAAAAAGAAAAAATAAAAGAAGTGCTGGATTATTACAGAAGAAATAATAAAGACGGCAGTTTCAAATTTTAAAAAAATAAAGGAAAAAATATGAAAACGATAGATAGATATATTTATAGTTCATTACTTTTACCGTCGCTATTTGGTATTAGTATATTTACGTTTATTATGATGCTAAATGTCGTAATGGAAGTTATGGAGAAATTATTTGCGAGTGATTTACCAGCCATGTCAATAGTGGATTATGTGTGTTATGCTATGCCTGGCGTACTTGTCCAGACTATACCGATGGGAGCGTTTTTAGGAGTGATGCTAGTTTATGGTGGACTTTCTGAAACTAATGAAATTGTTGCGATGGAAGGTTCGGGGATAGGACTTTTTAGAATAATCAGACCAGCGTTTGTTTTTGGAGTTATTCTTACAATAATTGGTTTGAGCTTAGAAATCTATGTAAATCCCAGAGCGCTCGCAAAGATTAACGCACAGACAAAGCAGATATTAGCTTCTAAACCAAATTCCTTGACGGAAGAAAAAATATTTTTGACAAATGAAGAAAAAGGATTCGGCTTTTATATTGACGAAGTAAATAATAAAACTGCAACGGCAAAACATTTTCTGTTTATAAATAAAAGAGGAGATAATCCGTATCCAATAGTATTTTTAGCAGAGAATGCAAAATTTGACCCAGGGATAATAAAATTTAAAAATGTAGACGGGTATTTGTTTCAAAAGGATGGAAGTAGCCACGTTCAAGCAAGATATCAACAGCAGGAAATCCCAATTACTACATTTTTCAGATCAGAAAAAAAACTGAAAGAAAAAAGTAGAAAAGAGATGAATTTGAAAGAATTAAAAAAATATTATAAAACAAATATTAAAGAAAAAGATCTGGAAAAAAAGGAAAATGCACTAAAAGCACTGGTAGAAATTTATCAAAGACTTATCGGACCTCTTGCAAGCACATTTTTATGTTGGCTTGGAGTATTGCTTTCAGTGGGGCATAAAAGAAGTGGAAGAGGAATAAGCTTTGGTGTCAGCTTGATTGTCATTTTTGGATATATTGGTTTAGCTAGTTATGCTAAAATTTTGGTTTTAAAAAATCATATTCCAGCAAATATTGCAATGTGGACACCAAATTTCGTACTTTTTTTACTTTGTATTTATTTTTCTATAAAAAAAATGAAGGGAAATTAAGCCAGAGAAGGAGAAATATTAAATGATAAATAGATTGGATAAATATATAATTGTAAATTATATAAAAAGTTTTTTTTTGGGTATGATGATGTTCTTTTTAATATTTTTACTGGCAGAAAGTATCAATATTACAGGTTGGATTATGGATGGGAAGTTTAAGTTTCATGATGCAATAAAATACTTAAGATATGGAATCCCTGAAATTGTAACAAATACTGCTCCATTAGGAGTGTTATTGGGAAGTCTTCTATGTATAAGTAAAATGGCAAAGCAGCTGGAAGTTACTGCAATGAAGACAAGTGGAATAAGTTTTGCAAGGGTAGTTTTATTTCCAGTAATATTTTCATTTTTGATAAGTGCAGGCGTATTTTGGTTAAATTATAGCTATTTAGGGAAATCGAATACAAAAAAGGAAAATTTAAAAGAACTAAAAGTTAATGAAACAGATGTTCAAAAGTCTAAATCTGAAAGAAATTTTGTTTTTGTAAAAATTGATAAGAATACGGTTCTTTTTAGTGAATTTGCAAGTCGTGCAACAGGTGAAATGAAAGATATTATAATTATAAAGATGGAAAAGGGATTTAAAAAAATAAGAAAAATGTACACGGCAAAAAGTGCAAAAATTAATCCAAAAACAAACAGATGGAGATTTGTTGATTTAAAAGATTATAATCTTGCAACGAATCTGACAACTCCGATAGATAACTCAAAATTGAATTTTACAGCTTCGATGGATTATGTGCTGGCAGGTCCTGTAAAAGTAAAAAATTTGACAATGCCTGAATTACGGGAAAAAGTTGTCTATTTCACAAGGGTTGGAGCTGATTCACTGGATTTACGAATAGAGTTTTATTATAGAATAGCTTTTTCACTGTCATCATTTGTCATGTGCTTTATTGGACTTTCGCTTGGAAGTAGGTATGTCAGAGGTGGAGCTGCGGTAAATATTGGATTATCGGTTATTATTGGATATGCTTATTATGGAGCTAGTACAATTTTACGTTCACTTGCTGTGTCTGGAACTATACCTATTTATTTAGCGTGTTTTTTACCTCTGGTAATATTTTTTGTCATAGGATTAAAATTATTTAAAGATGCTGAATATTAAAGAATGGAAAGGATAAAAAATGACGGAAAAAATTAAAACAAAATCAGGAATAGAAATTATTTTTGATAAATTAGAAAATATTTCAACCTGTTCGGTCGGAGTTTTTGTAAAAACTGGTTCAAGAGATGAAAGTGATAATGAAGAAGGAATTTCTCATCTTTTGGAACATATGATCTTTAAAGGGACTAAAAAGAGAAATTATTTTGAAATATCGAGTGAAATTGATTATTTCGGAGCAAGTATAAATGCACATACGACAAAGGAAGAAACAGTCTTTTATATAAATGCACTGACTGAATTTTTGGGAAAATCGGTGGACATTTTGTTTGATATAGTTACAAATTCGATCATTGATAAGGATGAACTGGAAAAAGAAAAAGACGTGGTTATTGAAGAGATAAAAATGTACAAAGATACCCCTGATGATTTAGTTTTTGAGTTAAATTATGGAGATTGCATAAATGGTCAAT
Proteins encoded in this window:
- the lptB gene encoding LPS export ABC transporter ATP-binding protein, which codes for MARKISIEADSLKKIYKKREVVKDVSLAMEKGEVVGLLGPNGAGKTTTFYMITGIVRPNYGRVMYNGEEITNFPMYKRARLGLGYLPQEASVFRNLTVEENIISVLEMRGVNKKERIATTQSLIEEFKLSHVANSLGYALSGGERRRVEIARTISTNPDFILLDEPFAGVDPIAVEDIQNIIMQLKERGLGILITDHNVRETLRITERAYIMAEGTILISGTSKQIAEDETARRVYLGDKFKLD
- the alaS gene encoding alanine--tRNA ligase, which encodes MTGNELRKSFIDYFKTKEHKHFESASLIPDDKSLLLTVAGMVPFKPFFLGEKQAPFPRITTYQKCIRTNDLENVGRTPRHHTFFEMLGNFSFGDYFKKEAIEWSWEYITKVLKLDPERLYVSVFTTDDEAYEIWNKHIGVPAERIVRLGEEDNWWAAGPIGSCGPCSEIYYDTLRMGENNEEINSKPGDEGDRFLEIWNLVFTEWNRLEDGSLVPLPQKNIDTGAGLERIASVVQNKDNNFETDIFMPIIKGIETVLGIKKEDFDITVKVIADHIRASVFLIADGVLPSNEGRGYILRKIIRRAFGAGIVAKQNLEITKDDLFLYKLVPYVVENMKEAYPDLVEKQEYIEKVLRLEQERFALTLKNGIEMLAEEIEKMDKAGIKKLSADASFKLYDTFGLPFELTELILQNQGYEVSEEEFNKKLEEQVQRSKNSRVTVSDMIKDEFIDKFFEKHGKTEFTGYEKYEDKGKILHIAKSEGISGYEVIFDKTPFYAESGGQVSDTGTVTAGEFEGKVVGVAKKKDIFVHQIEVVKGIAPVVGTEAELKINVKNRKDIQRNHTATHILHRVLRENLGSHIEQSGSLVDAEKLRFDFSHFEAISKEMIEKIEKDTNDIILANIPVKIGYENIQDAKNRGAMALFSDKYGDVVRVVEIPGFSIELCGGTHVKSTGEIGLFNIESESGISSGVRRITATTGHRSLDYVNNLEEKLAELSALLKTDEKNVVEIAKKYVKEAKEIVKEKEKLQSRLIKYEMESMFGDVEEISGVKILAKTFEDKSIDNLKEIVDRGKEKLQSGIVILGANNGEKAVFVVGVTKDLTKKVKAGEIVKTAAVVAGGNGGGRPDFAQAGGKNGNAVKEAVKKALEFTKEKL
- the ruvX gene encoding Holliday junction resolvase RuvX; translated protein: MKKFIGLDVGDVRIGVAKCDPLGILATALEVIDRNKTNPVSRIKEILNDENTKKVVVGLPKSLDGSKKRQVEKVEEFVEELKKEIPKIQIIFMDERYTTTEAEHYLKNYSKKNGRERRKVVDMVAASIILQKYLDTLK
- the secD gene encoding protein translocase subunit SecD; its protein translation is MENSKKHYIWLLIILVVPAIILSMNKIKLGLDLRGGTSVVLQAQGKIDKDTMNKVRDIIERRVNSLGVSEPVIQISGDDKLIVELAGIKDPKKAVDLIGTTAKLEFKIKDANGNYGPTLLEGSALKNAGIGQDNLSRPVVTFELTSDGAEKFAKITRENKGKQLAIMLDGKEQSAPRINEEIAGGSGSISGNFTMESANDLANLLKSGALPVEIKIVENRTVGATLGVDSIKKTEIAGVIAMIAISIFMIAIYKIPGIVADIALLINGFLVMASLSMVGAALTLPGIAGFILTLGMAVDSNVITYERIKEEMAQGDSLHDAIEKGYSNALPAIIDGNITTLLIAAVLFFLGTGPIKGFAVTLSLGVVVTIITAVFVSKVILRFVVKTFNLKKEQLFWKGVPKND
- the secF gene encoding protein translocase subunit SecF; protein product: MTKFRVIKHQKYYLSFSAIMVILSIIFLFTIKLNLGIDFKGGNLIQLKYPQKVEQIKVNGTLNSLISAIPQLKTKRVQFSETDNSVIIRTSQLTDAQKSEMLTQLEKNTGKYEITKDDTVGAVIGKELTVNAIKALLIGSIFIVIYITIRFELVYAIAGILALLHDVIISFGLIALFRYEIDTPFVAAILTILGYSINDTIVVFDRIRENEKKNKKNRENKPFSEIVETGINQVFTRSIYTSLTTLFSVIVLLIFGGDSLKTFSMTLFLGMLFGTYSSIFVASPLVYLMRKMKKNKNNDKKQEKSTGTTKTVNGYDEKDKVLV
- the alr gene encoding alanine racemase, whose translation is MRCWAEINIKNLYHNIDEIEKVAPKEKMIAVVKADAYGHGMLKICESLIEKGIKHFAVATAEEALKIKEFDEDVSVLILGPIEYEYMDKISEKNIYFMVTDFEEIRYLEKSQIPTNVFLKVDTGMGRVGFQKYEIDELIEKLRNCKFVKPIGIFSHFSSSDTDEKYTEFQEKNFEEISKKIISKLPSVKYKHLLNSFGSLKLKNDKYDFIRVGIIIYGGVTDEETRPYKFKPVMSLFAKISYIKTLKNDSFISYGNTYLGKAGQTYATVSIGYADGVRRDLSNKGCVYYKGHRCNIVGRVCMDQLIVHIPDELVNEVKKGDVVEFFGENISVSEVAELCNTISYEILCGISQRVPRIYVK
- a CDS encoding CvpA family protein; the encoded protein is MLDVVFIMMLVVFLVLGYGYGFALGFYDMFKWVFILYISKLLFNTVIKRSKSSLSNQLIVYMILVFLLYLTITIFLFTKSKFLRKIKIDKKFEGAAGMLFAGVKMFLVVLIIYAIVVIGGMKSKRVRILCEKSQVIQTVSDFAPEYVDLFPKFMRYSIKNYTETKKEKEKIKEVLDYYRRNNKDGSFKF
- a CDS encoding LptF/LptG family permease is translated as MKTIDRYIYSSLLLPSLFGISIFTFIMMLNVVMEVMEKLFASDLPAMSIVDYVCYAMPGVLVQTIPMGAFLGVMLVYGGLSETNEIVAMEGSGIGLFRIIRPAFVFGVILTIIGLSLEIYVNPRALAKINAQTKQILASKPNSLTEEKIFLTNEEKGFGFYIDEVNNKTATAKHFLFINKRGDNPYPIVFLAENAKFDPGIIKFKNVDGYLFQKDGSSHVQARYQQQEIPITTFFRSEKKLKEKSRKEMNLKELKKYYKTNIKEKDLEKKENALKALVEIYQRLIGPLASTFLCWLGVLLSVGHKRSGRGISFGVSLIVIFGYIGLASYAKILVLKNHIPANIAMWTPNFVLFLLCIYFSIKKMKGN
- a CDS encoding LptF/LptG family permease → MINRLDKYIIVNYIKSFFLGMMMFFLIFLLAESINITGWIMDGKFKFHDAIKYLRYGIPEIVTNTAPLGVLLGSLLCISKMAKQLEVTAMKTSGISFARVVLFPVIFSFLISAGVFWLNYSYLGKSNTKKENLKELKVNETDVQKSKSERNFVFVKIDKNTVLFSEFASRATGEMKDIIIIKMEKGFKKIRKMYTAKSAKINPKTNRWRFVDLKDYNLATNLTTPIDNSKLNFTASMDYVLAGPVKVKNLTMPELREKVVYFTRVGADSLDLRIEFYYRIAFSLSSFVMCFIGLSLGSRYVRGGAAVNIGLSVIIGYAYYGASTILRSLAVSGTIPIYLACFLPLVIFFVIGLKLFKDAEY